gtgaggctttaaaattttgacttctccgccgttcatatacacagtgatctatatgatgccttgctcctgttaagaggacctgcaaagcccaaacccccctctttcacatccaccaacagcgcatggctcctatcatatacgatcgctgctagtgatcaccctacatcaccccccgcagcgcgttgctggtagcagggaagaatcctgcttgccagacgctgaaaactcgtcgctatccctcctcccatccccccgctctggccagtagcaaaatcgccatgtctgccccctatttacattcctgatgttctacaaggtaacaatggatgatatctctctcctgacaatagcaccgcaggaggcagatcgtttgtttatgcaatgccttcagtgcaatgccttcaatgcctgcagtaccaaatgtcttgcaaaatgcatggcgttgaaaagttacctactatgggggaacggaaggctgtcttggccagaaatgttctcatatagcataagggtttttgagttcctccacgatcgattcatggagattaatttggaggattttcgctccatccccagacatgttaacgaaattttcctgtaacagtaatggctgcgactgcagcaaaagccctggtgtcaatgcgatctaaaaaaaccgtcttgtttaatccgtgtttgtacagaatgaagggacacttaccggaggtcgcttccatggcttcactgtctgggcttctcgcttgggagcgcagggactgtaattcttgggtctcaaaaagatcctggctgttggggtttacggactgctgtgtgctatcaccacggtcatcttcatcctcaaattcgtctccatcttccccctcggctacatcctcagaaacacttgatatttcaatcccaaagtctgaatccacggacaggggtggggcactggtagcgctgaaccccaaaattgcatgtagttcagcatagaagcggcatgttttcggctcagagcctgaccttccgtttgcttctctggctttctggtaaccctgtctaagttccttcactttcactcggcactgaagggagtctctgctgtgccctttatcagccatagactttgaaattctttcaaaaactttttcatttcgtcttttggaacgcagtgctgtgagcactgagtcctcaccccagatagcgatcagatccagaacctcctgtgtggtccaagctggcgctcttcttcgattatcaggagactgcattgtgacgagtgcaaatgagctctgtgtggtcacctgtgtgtgtgctgaccctcacggtggacaatcaggaaatggaattcaaaagttcgcggggattcaggctttttcctgtttacctggccagtgcatcacagtttagtgtccgatgctatcatgagtgcccctgtgacaatggttctgaaacccaaattgggagtggctcacttggggcagagtcaatcgctcccttctggtttctaaaaattgagtatgtcctgcctggactgtcatagccacgactgcctgcctccaagtgcccccccccccccggtttatgtcacgaataagtctatgtttcttattcttgtattcctcacgactgcatgacagaaatgggggggggccctgccacggtagctgcagagggttgggagaagtgaagcaatgggtgcggttcttgcggggaaacccctgttaatacagccacggagtagctgcgctcttctaatacacttgactcttccttcagaggagtagccgtgttagtctggatctgtaaaagcagcagagaatcctgtggcaccttatagactaacagacgtctgttagtctataaggtgccacaggattctctgctgctttgactcttcttgtagtcaggactgactctatttttagacagcataagggagggattgactcagtggccagtgagtcaatccaagtttgcttttgcgttgcgcccccggctgattttagccaggggcactcatgatagcagcggacagttcagagaaggagagataaccgtcatgtcattgccagttttttctctggcagtagacggtacagaacgactggtaacccatctctgctatcattgcaaaagcaattgaatgctggtgtgtagcgctcgagtgtcgcctctgtctccacggcatctagtacacaaatggtgacgggaaaaacaaaaagccgacggtctctagtgctgccgtgctattgtttctgcaagggcaatccaggagaaaaatgtgcgaaaggactgtctgctgatgttttcccggagcaaggaatgactgacgacatttacccagaaccccccgcgaccattaacattagcatcaggggccgggggatcatggagACGGAAAGGGGGGGTGCTgagactcccgctatcccacagtcctcagcagtctcttaaaactatttgcattcttggcttagcgcccagtgtctgtagcttacaacacggtgtcttttatggttcacggaacagctattcagtttcttcccctaccccagcacgagaatgaaagttaaataaagcaatccttgagtacttacaatgtcaccctcttgtactgaatgctactgatagaggcgaatctgcagcactgaagagcattagagctttgcacagtggcagtatcataacaatgaagttaatctgaggtgtgattattgctacttgaaaatctgctcctttcctggtggtagatggtacagtactactgtagacagcagaaactgttaccatctcccctctttttgttacactcaccagtaaatgggacagaatggataataaccctgtgtaaatttttgaaaggaaaatggggattaactcacttgggactgagtcaatcctgccctttacggttaataaaaatagagtcagtccagacaagaataggatacagtgtattaaaatcagtgtagcacacaGCGCAGCTGCTcgcgtcagtattcacagagggagccgctgcaagtaacgcaacgttgcttcccacctacctgggctaccacagcagtgccccccccccattgttggcatgatgttatgaagaatgcatgaataagaatcacagagagtagttactgagatcaaatgagggggagggagccaccatgggctatgacagtccatgcagttcagaatcttttctttacgcaagagaggaaggggtctgatgaagctcagcccccaggtgataagatgaagacagttaccaggcgttctgtaccatccactgtcagaaaaagggagtcattcccattttcaccccggagcccccggccacactcagccaggagcactcactgggcagccgtctacccctggggaggggcagaggagcggatactgctcttcaccgcagcagcatcgcgtctgccagcagcattcagtacacagagggtgacatttacagtactcaagaattatttatttcacttttttttaccgtgctggggggggggaaaaaactgacgagctgttccgtgaaccacgcaagacaccgtgtattacgctgcagacattgggcgcgcagccaaaaatgcaaatagttttcagagaccgctgtggagactggtagctgtagtcctcattaccccctccctccctccatgaccatccgtttgagtgtctggcttcccgttactgttgtcacgcaccgctgtgtatcctgtagtttatttttcaaaggctttggcatttcctgttctttaacggagctctgataaaagagatttgtctcaccatacagcgataacatctgctatctcccgtaaggttcaatgcaggagatacttttgcatttgaactgcatcgccacccgtggtgatcagagctggacacgtgaaagcaggaaatgtcactgtaaagctctcggggatttcctgtttaccggcactccgcatccgagttcggattgcggaccagagcggtcagtggtgcactgtcctgcctagaataataggcaagtgtaacagagatccagtgtatcagagagcacaggtgctccgtgtcagtattcacaggggttgcccctgcaagaagcgcacccgttgctttcctcctccctcaaccttcctgggctaccgtgtcagtgcccctcccccgtttgtgtcatgaagtattaaggaataccagaataagaaacagacttgttagtgagagaaaaatgatgtcgggggggaggcacttgggcagcctcccggggctatgacagtccaggcagaatggactctatttttagataccataagggaggaattgactcattgccaagcgagtcaatcccaaatgtgattgcaaaaattttcagccccaagtttcaatgattaagcttgttattagccgttctgtcctatctactgctagcggtagcaatgttgccctcgatGTTGAGCAATttaggcggttctcctggatggtgggcaggtctGCAGAACCTGTCTACCACcagagatggagaggagcggatactgctcttcagtgctgtagcgtcccgtctaccagcagcattcagtacacatagggtgacatagaaagtagtcaaggaatgatttcttaccctttttttcacgttgtggggggggggaaagaaactgaggagctgttcctgaaccacgccagacactgtgtttgaccctacagacattgggagctctgccaataatgcaaataattttcagagactgctgtggactgtgggatagctggagtcctcagtaccccctccctcccttcatgagcgtccatttgagtctctggcttcccgttacgcttgtcacgcagcgctgtgtatcctgcagttttttattcaaacgctttggcatttcgtgttctgtaacggagctggatacaacagatttgtctccccatacagcgatcagacacgaaccctaatccgagttatcactatcgaatttagcgctactcctctcgtttgggaggagttccgaaatcgatttaaggaggcggttaactcgatattaaggacgacgtcgtgtgaacggatacagcattaaatcggtatatcagccattaaaccgatttaaagtcgcagtgtagacctggccgaAGATGGCTCAGAAGTATCAAAAAAGGGGAACGGTCTAGGGTGGAGTAGAAAGAAAGGATTTATATAACTAGTAAAAAGGAGATGACGGGTCACGGTGGAGCACAATTCAGTAGAGGTATAGTGAAATAGATCAGATCCTGAATAGAAAAGATCTAGTTGATGGGTGCCACGCAAAAAAAGAAGTTTCAGAAAGAatctaatttgaaaataaaagattaaaaagaaatatcaaaAGCCATTCAGGCAGAATGTCTGTGTATTCACTATATCAAGACAAGAAAAAATTGCCAAAATGAACAAAGTAAAAAGTAAAGTACAAAAAAATAGCTGAACCTAAAAATATATACGAGTAAGAAGAAAACCATATATTACTCACCAGTTGCATTTCTCTTTCAATTTGAACGAGATATTTACAGTCCAGTATTTTTCTGCAATTTCTCCTATTTGGTATTatcattttccattgacttcctgtTGTAACTGTACTTTATATGAAATGCATGAGAAAATATGAATCcacatttttatttacaaaaatagaaTTCATATGCCTTCTGCTCCAACATCTCCTCCAATTTCTCCTGCCTGTTGTCTCATTCTTCCTGGTCGTCTTTCAGGGTGAAAACCAAGACTGTAGAGAGGAGCCAGGACAACATCTAAAATCCCTGTTTTGAGAGTTTAAGGGGTACTTAATTGTTGTCTAGCCTGAGTGCTGACCTGCTACACAGAAGAgatttagctcagtggtttgagcattggcctgctaactcagggttgtgagttcaatccttgagggggacagtTAGGGATATGAAGCGAAAATCTGTTGGATGATCTaattgaggattggtcctgccttgagcagggggttggactaaatgaggtcccttccaaccctgatattgtatgattcgAAGTGAACAGTGCAGATTGCTGTGTTTTCCCTGATCTAATCTGATATTCCtccctgatattgtatgattcgAAGTGAACAGTGCAGATTGCTGTGTTTTCCCTGATCTAATCTGATATTCCTCATCCTTCCTTTTTGCAAACTTCGTGCAAGCATGACAAGAAAGCAAAAGCATCACTTCACTTGAGAAAGGGTTCATGGCTGCACCTCTTTTTGACCTTCTGTCCCACCTGAGCTTTCCCAGTGAATAACTGCATGACATGGGTTGTTATATGGGCAATGCATCAGCTTCCATCTGAGCTGGAAGAATCTTGAACTTTGGAAATACAGTCAAAAGGAAAGTCAGGGATAAATGTGGAGGTGATTTAAATTAGACACCAGACCTCTTACACTCACTCTTCCAGCTTATAAAGGACTTGAAGGGTCCTATTCATTGTTCCGCTACAGACCGTTATTATAAATAAGGTTATAAATTCAACATATCTTTGCCACATATCTATCGCCTGTCAGATTGTTCCTGTAAAGGTAAACAGGAACCCCCCTAAAGacacacattttctttcttatatGCATTTTAATGAAATGGGCAATTTCTGCATATATGGGTGACCCCTTAAGACTGGTTGACTCTCCAAGATGAAATACATTCAGTGGATAAAACAGTTAAGTACATTTATTCCATAGCCTAAAAATAATTTGAGGGGCTCAGTGAATTAGTGTCTCCCAGAATGTTTCACATGTTAtgtggaaaaggaaaaagactTCACAACAATGAAGTTGTCCTTTCCAGTTGCCATTATTTACATAATAAAAGCTGCCAAATACCAAGCTGCCTTGATATGACATTTAGTTTTATTATTAGCTACCTGCTATTTATCCTGCTATTACTTAAGTCTCTTGGCTCAAAAGTGGCCTTTCTGTGCAGCAGCTACAGATCTTCCAGTAGCAACCGAGGCGCAGAGGATGAACCAACACTAGTTGTACATGTCAGAATCCGCAACACCTGGCTTGAGCCCTTAGGCTTCCCTGTATAATGGATAAGGAAAGCTAGGGGCCTGAGAATGTGATCCACCAAAGGATGCACACTAAGCTaatcaatgggagatgccaacaagAGATGTGTCTCCTAAACCCTGTCTCTTCTGAGAGAGTTCAGTGCTTAACACCTATGTCTGCTTGTGATCCACAGCTGGGAACCCCTCTGTGGGGGCCAGCATTTCCTATGAGAAGGGCTTAGGCCGGGCGCCTGCCTAACTTCACCCGAAACAGCTAGCAGGGAGGAGGAAAGTAAGATGGCTTCCCttctaacttttagcccagtggttagggtactcatccagaatgtgggagaccccagttcaacttccccctcacccctgctgATGAGCTGAAGAAATTTGAGCAGGGGTCTCCCaactctcaggtgagtgccctagcctAGAGAGTCTctctaattaatatttaatacaaaagAGGAGTGTCGTCAACAGGAGAATGAGTGCCCCATTTCAGAATATCCTACAGACAAGTCCTGAATTAAGGCATcaacagggttaggtggcagctgagcaggctgTTTGTGGATCATGCAATGCCTAAGTCTGtgttttaggcacttaaatcctgTCATGGATGTGGGCCCAACCTCTTTCTCTAGTACATCTGATACCTCACTGGGATTCACCGTTTTGTTCTGCATATATAGCATCCCATCACCCATTACACTAGGTCTAGCTCTCTTCTCTCCTCACACTGTCCCTCGATACTTATCGCCACAATAGCAGACCTTCTCAGGAGCATCTCTACAACTTTCAGCAGTTAGTAACTGCTGGGTTTCACCTTTATcttttctacttaaaaaaaacttCACTGTTCATAAATAGGGAATGGTGTTTTCAGATCCAGACATACCACTTCTTTTTTCCTCAACGAAGGATATTACATGTAATCACAACTCATGAACTGCAAACTCTCTTTGGTATGGCTAGTCTGTACCAAATTTAAAGGATTGTTAAACACCTCACAGCTGCTAAATCATCTGTGTTAGATGTATATAATTTCTCCTAAGCCTTTTgtttgaggctttttttaaaatgtaatgtctAGCTTCCTGAGCATTTTGCTTTTCACATCTAGCACCTGGTGTGGTTGTGTTTTTAAAACCAAGCACTTGCTCCtattatcttttaaaatgaagCAGATCTGTATTTAAAATGCTCAGCTAGGGAAatgagaaagttactcaccttgcagtaccTGAGGTTTTTGAGATGTgttcccctgtgggtgctccactctaggtggcGGTGCGTCCCAGTGctgttgatcggagattttcggtagcagtgcctggttggggcacACGCATTcagatggtatctcccgtctagttggaatcttcctgagtgcgtgccCCCTACAccctcccctcagttccttctctactgtggaGAATCATATCaatactccaaagtagaggggaggtgggtggggagtggagcacccacagggacacacatcttgaagaacctcagttactgccaggtgagtaattttctcttcttcgagtgctgtccctgtgggtgctccactctaggtgaatgtatagcagtacccactatggttggtgggactttggagatgtGGCAGTGAGTACTGTAGATAGTACTGTATGGCCTACTATTGTGTCTGCCGTGGTGTCTTGCGTGAGagcatagtgttttgcaaacGTGTGTTCAGATGACCATGTAGCCGCTttgcagatatcaggaatgggaaGGTTGTGTAGGAAGGCAATGGATACCGACATGGCTctagtggaatgagttctaatgtCATCGGGTGGTTGAAGATTTTTCACACagtaacaggatctgatgcagtcagagatccacttggatagGTGTAGTTTAGAGATAGCCGTACTTTTTGATCTCTCGGCAATGGAAACAAAGCGTCGTGGAGACTTGcgaaatggtttagtcctgtctaaaTAAAAGTCAATTGCTCGCCTGATGTCGAGAGTATGCAGAGCTGCCTTTGCAGAGttttgtgaggtttgggatagaaaaTAGGTAAATATATAGGTTAGTTGAGGTGGAAGGTCGAtaccaccttaggaagaaatttaggatgtgaTCTCAAAGTGACTTTACctttggagaagattgtgtagggagAGTGGGCCATCAGGGCActcatttcaccaactctccTTGCCAATGTTATGACAACtaagaaagccaccttcatggacatatggagaTGGGAGGAGGTAGCCAAGGGCTCAAATGAAGGTTTCATGAAAGCATGAAGAACGAGGTTAAGATTCCATGTAGCCACTGTTGGCTGAatttcagggtagagattttgcaggccaGTGAGAAACCATTTAATGATGGAGTGGGTAAAGAGTGAGTATCCATCTaataggtcatggaaggtggtaagtgccaccaggtgcactttgatggagctgagcgaAAGTCcatcctgttttagtttcaggaggtagtctagaatgttaggAGGAAGGGTCACATTATTGGGTGCTAAATGCTTATGTGAGCACCAAAGAGCAAAAcgcttccacttctgcaggtaggTTTTATGAGTGGAGTCTTTCCTACTGTGCTGGAGGACATATTGGACTTTCTCAGAACAGGTTAATTCATGGgcttggaaccatgaaggaaccaggcttTGAGGTGGAGCTTTCAGAGCTGGGGGTGAAGAACTCATATGTTGTCCTGGTAAATGAGGTCTGCCCTGCTGGGGAGAGCCCATGGGTGATGAGAGGACATGCAGAGAAGGTAGGGATACTACGTCTGTCTTGGCCAAGCTGAGGCAATCAGGATGACCTGGGCCTTGTCGTCTGCGATCTTCCAAAGAATCTTGTGTAACAGAGGGATTGGTGGGAAGGCGTACAGGAGGTagttgttccatgggatgaggaatgcatctcctagggatgcagtcccgagtcctgccctggaggaaaacgGGGGGCATTTTCGGTTTTGGGTCGTGGCAAAGAAATCTATTGACGGGGTGCCCCAGTGGGAGAAAAGCTGTTGGAGTATTGCGGGGTGCGGTTCCCATTTGTGTTCTGTtgagaagtgcctgctgagtgcgtcagcagtagtgttgtggcagcctggtaggtaggaagcgATGATTGTATTTGATgtcgtatgcaccaattccatagttgaatggcttccatgcaaagggaatgtgatcgggctcccccttgtctgtttatgtaatacatacatgctatgttgtctgttaagaCCTGCAgatatttgttctttatgaggggaagaaagtgaaggcatgctctcctcactgctctgagctctaagagatttGTGTAGATGCGTCTCTGATGCGGACCACCAGCCTTGTGCTCTGTGTTCCCCTAGATGCGCTCCCCAACTGATCAGGGAAGTGTCCGTGGTGAACATGGGCGTTGGGGATCattgctggaaggaaacccctgtgcagagg
The window above is part of the Chelonoidis abingdonii isolate Lonesome George chromosome 10, CheloAbing_2.0, whole genome shotgun sequence genome. Proteins encoded here:
- the LOC142047360 gene encoding uncharacterized protein LOC142047360 translates to MQSPDNRRRAPAWTTQEVLDLIAIWGEDSVLTALRSKRRNEKVFERISKSMADKGHSRDSLQCRVKVKELRQGYQKAREANGRSGSEPKTCRFYAELHAILGFSATSAPPLSVDSDFGIEISSVSEDVAEGEDGDEFEDEDDRGDSTQQSVNPNSQDLFETQELQSLRSQARSPDSEAMEATSAAHFSEVPMPSRGRAVIRRRKKKTRDEMSQKLLK